In Papaver somniferum cultivar HN1 chromosome 1, ASM357369v1, whole genome shotgun sequence, a genomic segment contains:
- the LOC113323784 gene encoding LOB domain-containing protein 4-like — protein sequence MKENNINTSNNLSNGGYRKGGGGGGGGAGAASPCAACKLLRRRCAQDCVFAPYFPADEPHKFANVHKVFGASNVNKMLQELPMHQRGDAVSSMVYEANARVRDPVYGCVGAISSLQQQIDVLQTQLAIAQAEVVHMRMRSQTSSSITNLSINSSATNEQQAASALWSC from the exons ATGAAAGAGAATAACATTAACACAAGTAATAACTTAAGTAATGGTGGGTATAGaaaaggaggaggaggtggtggtggtggtgctggagcaGCATCACCATGTGCAGCATGTAAGCTTCTTAGGAGAAGATGTGCACAAGATTGTGTGTTTGCTCCTTACTTCCCTGCTGATGAACCTCACAAATTTGCTAATGTTCACAAAGTTTTTGGTGCTAGCAATGTCAACAAAATGCTTCAG GAATTACCGATGCATCAACGAGGCGACGCAGTGAGCAGTATGGTATATGAAGCGAACGCGAGAGTCCGCGACCCAGTTTATGGATGTGTAGGTGCTATATCATCCCTGCAACAACAAATTGATGTTTTGCAAACTCAACTAGCAATTGCACAAGCTGAAGTTGTTCATATGAGGATGAGATCACAGACATCATCATCAATTACTAATCTCTCTATTAACTCATCAGCAACAAATGAACAACAAGCTGCTTCTGCTCTTTGGTCTTGTTAA
- the LOC113275838 gene encoding uncharacterized protein LOC113275838: protein MASNCLFSSDHIFSSEFSQIPPVSVSVEESLESSLMWNQQFILPSSEQNGYTSNDPIILPSNDLTFSSNFDGVLPFPEQLKISPMLDYVPEPILMTSNEFEVGFSDYSSTGNNSSQHQYQKTSEFFHFQQPDELSAYNDEELLFNKTYSENGFGPRFDHAAGYFGDHNIWEIHHNLQSNYNSASSFQSSSGSCSSVEEPKVRRYTKEERNDRILKYLKKKNQRNFNKTIKYVCRKTLADRRIRIRGRFARNNEYPEELSTTSTTKNNTNDHEEEDKYHHNHDPYFHNGTPETKLNIELEDEEWLREAVNNLMYLPIFD from the exons ATGGCTTCAAATTGTCTTTTCAGTTCAGATCACATTTTCTcatcagaatttagccaaataccTCCGGTTTCTGTCTCCGTCGAAGAAAGCTTGGAGTCCTCTTTAATGTGGAACCAACAATTCATACTTCCATCGTCTGAGCAAAATGGGTACACAAGTAATGATCCAATAATACTTCCATCAAATGATCTCACTTTTTCCTCGAATTTCGACGGTGTTTTACCATTTCCGGAGCAGCTCAAAATTTCGCCAATGTTAGACTACGTACCGGAGCCAATATTAATGACTTCGAACGAGTTCGAGGTTGGGTTTTCTGATTACAGTAGTACTGGTAATAATAGCAGTCAACATCAATATCAAAAGACTTCCGAGTTCTTCCATTTCCAGCAGCCAGATGAGCTTTCTGCTTATAATGATGAAGAATTGCTATTCAATAAAACGTACAGCGAAAACGGATTCGGACCACGTTTTGATCATGCTGCTGGTTATTTTGGTGACCATAATATATGG GAAATACATCATAATCTCCAAAGTAATTATAACTCGGCATCGTCATTTCAGAGTAGTAGCGGTAGTTGTAGTAGCGTGGAGGAGCCGAAAGTGAGACGTTATaccaaagaagaaagaaatgatCGAATTCTCAAGTACTTGAAGAAGAAAAACCAAAGAAATTTCAATAAGACAATCAAG TATGTCTGCCGGAAAACATTAGCCGACAGAAGAATTCGAATCCGAGGAAGGTTTGCAAGGAACAATGAATACCCTGAAGAATTGTCGACAACGTCAACAACTAAGAATAACACTAATGATCATGAAGAGGAAGATAAGTATCATCATAATCATGATCCATATTTTCATAATGGTACCCCGGAGACTAAGCTCAATATTGAGTTGGAAGACGAGGAATGGTTACGGGAAGCTGTGAATAATCTCATGTATTTGCCCATTTTTGACTGA
- the LOC113323789 gene encoding uncharacterized protein At4g15545-like isoform X1, with translation MSGNGSGTDFHLSDEILSVIPTDPYDQLDLARKITSMAIASRVSKLESENGRLRQKILEKDRLIFDLEEKVSQLDQGFQQVDSRLRIVVEENNKLVNERDSLAMTVKKLNRDLAKLETFKRQLMQSLNDDSSQAETVDIGTCDQTVSKMYSVKDEGGNPGDDGMYTNSFPFIPLILILFIPDTRCCWSMFTASRHGGHRFSMTPYITPRFTPSGTPKGYSTSGSPRGYSGAGSPNRTSGSTSPTKSQYEGRSGSLSSWYPSSQQSSAASSPPRGRPVPARTPRIDGKEFFRQARSRLSYEQFSAFLANIKELNSQNQSREETLRKAEEIFGTDNKDLYLSFQGLLNRNNH, from the exons ATGTCAGGTAATGGAAGTGGAACGGATTTTCATTTATCAGATGAGATATTATCAGTAATTCCAACAGATCCATATGATCAATTAGATTTAGCACGAAAGATTACATCCATGGCGATTGCTTCTCGTGTTTCTAAACTCGAATCAGAAAATGGTAGATTAAGACAGAAGATTTTAGAGAAAGAtcgtttgatttttgatttggaAGAGAAAGTTTCTCAGCTTGATCAAGGTTTTCAACAGGTTGATTCTAGGTTAAGGATTGTTGTTGAGGAGAAT AATAAACTGGTGAATGAAAGAGATTCGCTTGCTATGACTGTAAAGAAGCTCAACAGGGATTTGGCCAAG TTGGAGACATTCAAGAGGCAACTTATGCAGTCACTCAATGATGATAGTTCT CAAGCTGAAACTGTTGATATTGGAACCTGTGACCAAACTGTTTCCAAGATGTACTCGGTTAAAG ATGAGGGAGGGAACCCAGGTGATGATGGTATGTATACAAACTCTTTTCCTTTTATACCACTCATCCTAATACTGTTCATTCCTGATACACGTTGTTGCTGGTCTATGTTTACAGCTTCTAGGCATGGTGGGCATAGATTTTCGATGACTCCATACATCACACCAAGATTTACTCCCAGTGGAACTCCAAAAGGCTATTCTACCAGTGGATCACCTAGAGGATATTCTGGTGCTGGATCCCCTAATCGCACCTCCGGTTCCACGTCACCTACAAAATCTCAATATGAAGGACGGAGTGGTTCACTGTCTTCATGGTACCCATCAAGTCAGCAGTCTTCTGCGGCAAGCTCTCCTCCTCGTGGGCGTCCTGTACCAG CACGCACTCCTCGAATTGATGGAAAGGAGTTCTTCCGCCAAGCCAG GAGTCGTCTCTCTTACGAGCAGTTCAGTGCATTCCTTGCTAACATCAAGGAGCTGAATTCTCAAAATCAATCTCGAGAG GAAACATTAAGGAAGGCAGAAGAAATATTTGGTACAGACAACAAAGATCTTTACCTATCATTCCAAGGGCTGCTTAATCGTAACAACCACTAG
- the LOC113323789 gene encoding uncharacterized protein At4g15545-like isoform X2: MSGNGSGTDFHLSDEILSVIPTDPYDQLDLARKITSMAIASRVSKLESENGRLRQKILEKDRLIFDLEEKVSQLDQGFQQVDSRLRIVVEENNKLVNERDSLAMTVKKLNRDLAKLETFKRQLMQSLNDDSSQAETVDIGTCDQTVSKMYSVKDEGGNPGDDASRHGGHRFSMTPYITPRFTPSGTPKGYSTSGSPRGYSGAGSPNRTSGSTSPTKSQYEGRSGSLSSWYPSSQQSSAASSPPRGRPVPARTPRIDGKEFFRQARSRLSYEQFSAFLANIKELNSQNQSREETLRKAEEIFGTDNKDLYLSFQGLLNRNNH, translated from the exons ATGTCAGGTAATGGAAGTGGAACGGATTTTCATTTATCAGATGAGATATTATCAGTAATTCCAACAGATCCATATGATCAATTAGATTTAGCACGAAAGATTACATCCATGGCGATTGCTTCTCGTGTTTCTAAACTCGAATCAGAAAATGGTAGATTAAGACAGAAGATTTTAGAGAAAGAtcgtttgatttttgatttggaAGAGAAAGTTTCTCAGCTTGATCAAGGTTTTCAACAGGTTGATTCTAGGTTAAGGATTGTTGTTGAGGAGAAT AATAAACTGGTGAATGAAAGAGATTCGCTTGCTATGACTGTAAAGAAGCTCAACAGGGATTTGGCCAAG TTGGAGACATTCAAGAGGCAACTTATGCAGTCACTCAATGATGATAGTTCT CAAGCTGAAACTGTTGATATTGGAACCTGTGACCAAACTGTTTCCAAGATGTACTCGGTTAAAG ATGAGGGAGGGAACCCAGGTGATGATG CTTCTAGGCATGGTGGGCATAGATTTTCGATGACTCCATACATCACACCAAGATTTACTCCCAGTGGAACTCCAAAAGGCTATTCTACCAGTGGATCACCTAGAGGATATTCTGGTGCTGGATCCCCTAATCGCACCTCCGGTTCCACGTCACCTACAAAATCTCAATATGAAGGACGGAGTGGTTCACTGTCTTCATGGTACCCATCAAGTCAGCAGTCTTCTGCGGCAAGCTCTCCTCCTCGTGGGCGTCCTGTACCAG CACGCACTCCTCGAATTGATGGAAAGGAGTTCTTCCGCCAAGCCAG GAGTCGTCTCTCTTACGAGCAGTTCAGTGCATTCCTTGCTAACATCAAGGAGCTGAATTCTCAAAATCAATCTCGAGAG GAAACATTAAGGAAGGCAGAAGAAATATTTGGTACAGACAACAAAGATCTTTACCTATCATTCCAAGGGCTGCTTAATCGTAACAACCACTAG